The Mycobacterium seoulense genome has a window encoding:
- the murQ gene encoding N-acetylmuramic acid 6-phosphate etherase: MQAAPKTFGVQGLDALATEAARPRLHDLDARPVGEVVALLVAAEGEAHAAVAAAVPRIAAAAEAIGARLERGGRLIYAGAGTPGRLGVLDAAECAPTFGTDLVRGVIAGGPAALTEAIEGAEDAFDPTDLADLTAADALVGITASGRTPYVLGALEHARAAGALTVAIVNNPGSEASADVVIELLTGPEVLAGSTRLTAGTAQKVVLNALSTSVMIALGKAYGPRMVDVRPTSAKLRRRAVRIVRDAAGVDEETAAAALAAAGGHAKTAIVALLAGVDATEAAARLDRARGRVRAALGGR, from the coding sequence GTGCAGGCGGCACCCAAAACCTTTGGCGTTCAAGGACTCGACGCGCTCGCCACCGAAGCCGCGCGTCCGCGCCTGCACGACCTCGACGCGCGGCCCGTCGGGGAGGTCGTCGCCCTGCTCGTCGCCGCCGAAGGCGAGGCGCACGCCGCGGTGGCGGCGGCGGTCCCGCGGATCGCGGCGGCGGCCGAGGCGATCGGTGCGCGACTCGAGCGCGGCGGCCGCCTGATCTACGCCGGTGCCGGAACGCCCGGGCGGCTCGGCGTGCTCGACGCGGCCGAATGCGCGCCCACGTTCGGCACCGACCTCGTGCGCGGAGTGATCGCCGGCGGGCCGGCGGCGCTGACCGAGGCGATCGAGGGCGCCGAAGACGCGTTCGACCCCACCGATCTCGCCGACCTGACCGCCGCCGACGCGCTCGTCGGGATCACCGCGTCGGGCCGCACACCTTACGTGCTCGGGGCGCTCGAGCATGCGCGTGCGGCGGGTGCGCTGACGGTCGCGATCGTCAACAACCCCGGCAGCGAGGCGTCAGCCGACGTGGTGATCGAACTGTTGACCGGGCCCGAGGTGTTGGCAGGCTCGACGCGGCTGACCGCGGGAACGGCTCAGAAGGTCGTGCTCAACGCGCTGTCGACGAGCGTGATGATCGCGCTCGGCAAGGCCTACGGCCCGCGGATGGTTGACGTGCGACCGACCAGCGCGAAGCTGCGCCGCCGTGCGGTGCGGATCGTGCGCGATGCGGCCGGCGTCGACGAGGAAACCGCGGCCGCCGCACTCGCCGCCGCGGGTGGTCACGCCAAAACCGCGATCGTCGCGCTGCTCGCAGGCGTCGACGCGACCGAGGCCGCCGCCCGGCTCGACCGGGCGCGCGGACGCGTGCGGGCCGCGCTCGGAGGGCGATGA
- a CDS encoding DUF488 domain-containing protein, whose product MERALLTVGHGTAGRERLAELLAGAGVELVVDVRRYPASRTNPDVRREALECWLPQRGIGYRWEPRLGGRRHVAAGEEEPDSWWTVAAFRAYAAYTRTPEFDAALDEVLADATRRTTAVMCSESVWWRCHRRLIADVAELGRAVPVRHLMPNGRLSPHRPADGARRRPDGHLVWDG is encoded by the coding sequence GTGGAGCGGGCGTTGCTGACCGTGGGGCACGGGACAGCCGGCCGTGAGCGGCTAGCGGAGTTGCTTGCCGGCGCCGGAGTCGAGCTGGTGGTGGATGTGCGGCGATATCCCGCCAGTCGGACGAATCCGGACGTGCGGCGGGAGGCCCTGGAATGCTGGTTGCCCCAACGCGGCATCGGCTACCGATGGGAGCCTCGCCTGGGCGGTCGGCGTCATGTCGCGGCCGGAGAAGAGGAGCCGGACAGCTGGTGGACCGTGGCCGCATTCCGGGCGTACGCCGCGTACACCCGGACGCCGGAGTTCGACGCGGCGCTGGACGAGGTCCTGGCCGACGCAACCCGGCGCACCACCGCGGTGATGTGCAGCGAGAGCGTCTGGTGGCGCTGCCACCGGCGACTGATCGCCGACGTGGCGGAGCTGGGTCGCGCGGTGCCGGTGCGACACCTCATGCCGAACGGCCGCCTCAGCCCACACCGCCCCGCCGACGGGGCTCGCCGCCGCCCCGACGGCCACTTGGTATGGGACGGCTGA